Sequence from the Rhodanobacter sp. genome:
GGCCCCGGCCGTCGACGAGGTGGCGCAGGTGCTGGCCGACACCGGCGTTGTGCCGGACGCGCCGTTTCATGCCGCCGTCATGGAGCATGCCTGCAACTGGAAACTGCTGGTGGAGAACGTGCTCGAGGGCTACCACCTCAGTTTCGTGCATGGCAACAGCTTCAGGCCTGCGGGCTTCACCTCCACCGGCCGCTACGCCTGGCATGGCGGCCGATACACCTCGTGGAGCGAATTGCTTCCCGCCGACGCGGCGGACAAGACCGCGGCGCTTCGCCGCCTCGCGCCGCAGGCCGGGCACTTCTACCGCCATGGCTACGTCTTCCCGGACCTGTTCCTGTCCAATACCAATGGCCTGGTCGGTTTCCTCAGCCACGTCATCCCGGTGGACGCGACGCGCACGCGGCTGGCCTGGCAGCTGTTCGAGCTGCCAGCCCTCAAGGCATTGCCGCCTGCACTGCGGCAGCACATGCGTGACGAGGCGATCGCCTTCACGCAGCAAGCGCTGGCGGAGGACAAGATCCTGGTCGAAGCCTGCCAGCAGGGGTTGGAGGCGGACGGCTTCGAGGTGCAGCTGCAGCCCCAGGAGGCGCGCATCGCGCACTTCCATGCGCTTTACCTGGAGAGGACGAACGATGTTTGAAGGCAAGACCCTGCTCGTCACCGGCGCGACTTCGGGGATCGGTTTCGCCACGACACGGCGATTGCTGGCCGAGGGCGCCAGGGTAGTGGCCGTCGGCCGCAATCCGCAGCGCCTGGCGGAGCTTGTGCAGCATGGCGGCGACGCGGTGCTGCCGCTGGCTTTCGACCTCACCGATTTCGCGCGCTATCGCGAAGTGCTGGCTCCGGTGCCGGCACTGGATGGCCTGGTCCATTCCGCCGGCATCGTGGAGAACAACCCGCTGCGCTTCTTCTCGCTGGAAACGCACCAGCGCATCGTGGCGATCAACCAGACGGCGCCACTGGCCCTGGTGGCCGAGCTTGCGCGTTCCAACAAGCTCAATGCGGGCAGCGCGATCGTCTTGCTTTCCTCCATCCTCGGCCAGGGCATCGGAATGAAAGGCACGGCCAGTTACGCGGGCACCAAGGCGGCATTGACTGCGTTTGCGCGGGTGATGGCGCTGGAACTGGCGCACAAGGGCATACGCGTGAACTGCGTGGCTCCAGGCATGGTGCAGACCGAGCTCGTGGAGAACCAGCATCAACTGTCCGAAGAGGCGATGCAAGCCGACCGCGCCCGCTACCCGTTGGGCAAACGCTACGCGACGGCTCACGAGGTCGCCGCCGCCATCCGCTTCCTGCTCTCGTCCGATGCGGCCTTCATGACGGGCCAGACGCTTGTCGTCGATGGCGGATTCACGGCCCAATGAGCGCGAAGCCCCTCCTGCTGCTGGGTCGTGGCGGCTTTGGCCGCGAGGTGGCCGCGTGGATCGCGGCGCGGGCCATGCCGTTCGCCGTCCTGGGCTTTCTCGACGATGAAAACCCCGGCGAGCCCGACGTGCTGGGATCGATCCAGGGCCATGAGCCGCGGCAGGACGCAAGCTACCTCACCTGTTTCGGTGACGGACATGCACGGCACCAGGTCCGCACGCAATTGCAGGCGCGCGGCGCGCGTTTCGCCAGCCTGGTTTCGCCCGACGCGATGACCGCGACGCCGCTGGAGGATGCCATCAACGGCATTTTCCTTGGCGCCTGCAGCATCTCCGCCGGCGTGGCGCTGGGTGACGACCTGCTGGTGCAGGGGTTCGCCGTGGTGGGCCACGACGTCGCCATCGGCACCGGCGTCACCATCAGTTCGCACGCCTTCATCGGCGGCCACGCCACGCTGGAGCCGTTCTGCACGGTGCACCCGCATGCCGTGGTGTTGCCGCACGTGGTGGTCGGCGAAGGCGCGGTGGTCGGCGCCGGCAGCGTGGTCATCAAGGATGTACCGCCCGGCGCCACCGTGTTCGGCGCGCCGGCGAAAATCATTGTTCCGGGGGTACGCGATGCCTGAGGTCTACATCCGCGGCATTGGCGCCGCGCTCGGCGGCCACATCGAACAGAACGACGCGGTCACGCTGGGCCAGCCGGAGGCCGAGTGCCAGCGCATCGTCGCCAAGGTCGGCGTGCATAGCCGGCCGATCGCCGCGGAAGGCCAGTACACCAGCGACCTCGCGCGTGCGGCCGTCGCATCGCTGCTGGAAAAGACGGCGACTCCGGCCGGCGAGGTCGGCGCGCTGCTGGTGTGCACGCAGACGCCCGACCATCTCATCCCCGGCGTGTCCTCGCGCCTGCACGGGCAATTCGACTTTCCTGCCGACTGCTTCGTGCTCGACATCAACCAGGGCTGCTCGGGTTTCGTGCTGGGTTCGCAGGTGATGGCGAACTGGTTGCGCGCTTCCGGCGGGCAGGGCGTGCTCGCGAATGCGGATACCTATTCGCGGCTCATCCGCCCGGACGACCTCGCCACGCGCATGCTGTTTGGCGACGCGGCGGCGGCCACGCTGTACTCCACCCGGCCCGGCGGCCTGCGCATCGTCGATTGCCGCAGCTATGCCGACGGTTCGGGCTACGACGCGTTCGTGGCCCGCGGGTCCGCCTTGCGCATCGATGCGCAAGGGGCGGCCGGCATCTGCATGGACGGCCCGGGCATCCTCAATTTCGCGTTGCGCAAGGTGCCGGAGGCGATGGCGCATGCGCTCGACGCGCAAGGCCTGGCCGCGGAAAAGCTGCGCATGGTGCTGTTCCACCAGGCCAACAGCTTCGTGGTGGGTCAGCTCATGCGCAAATTGAAACTGGCCGAGGCACAGGTGCCGCAGAACTGCGCGCACCTCGGCAACACCGTTTCCGCGTCGATTCCCTTGCTGCTGCTGGAACAGATGGACAAGCTGCGTCCGGGCGACCTCGTGCTCGCCGTCGGCTTCGGCGTCGGCCTGTCGTGGGGCACCTTGCTGCTGGAATGCGTCAAAAACCAAGGTGTCGCGTAAATACCAATCTCATTCGGCAGCCGCCGCTGCCTCCTGATCATTGTTTACCACTGGAATATCTCGTAGCTGTCGACGAAATGTTGGAAGCCTCATGCGGACGGATTTGCAACCTAATGCAAGGAAACTTGAGAAGGTAAAATGGCTCCGAAACTCATTGAGCGCTTTTTTTGCGGCAACCCAGTCCTGTGCCCGTACAGCCCAGACGAGCAGGCCCACTGCACTCTCCCAGCGATAGCCGCCATGGCGCTCTAGCTGCCACCCAAAATACGCATGCGCATCGGTATCAAACTGCAAACATGATTCATAAAAACGGACACGGGCCTTCGCGCCTGATCGCAGGGCCGAATTAGGGCTGACGCGATACACTGCCGCCACCAATGGAACATAAACCACTTTCCATTGCGCAGCCACGAACAAGTTAAGGACGCTATCTCCAAAACGATACTCACGCTTGACCATGCCCGAATTCAACAATGCAGCCACCGTCTGCTTACGCAATAGAACCGTGCACGTGCGAAGGATTTTCGGGAAGTACCACGTCGACAACAAGTTACCGCGGAGATATCGATCAGATACGCGTTGATGTGCTGAGCTATGCAAGTCGTAGACCCACCTTCCACCTTTGAACCTTGCACGCGTCCAATCAGCATGCACAATGCCAACGTCATCCCGACCCGCAATTGCAGAGACTTGTCGGGAGAGCTTGTCGTCAGCACACCAGAAGTCATCCCCTTCGCAGTACGCAATATAATCTCCGCGCGCACGTTCAAAGATACGAATCGCATTAGCATTCATTCCGACATTTCGATCAGAATGTATGACGCGTATTATTTCCGGATAACGTCGCTGATATTCCAATGCCACCAAAAGAGTGGCGTCAGTAGAAGCATCTTCGCCAATGATTAGCTCAAACGCGAAGTCACACTTTTGATTGATTACACCATTAATAGCTTGAGCAAGATAGTCCGCGTGGTTGTAGGTGATCATCAAAACGCTCACCAGCGGCCTTTGAACAAGCCGCAATGGATCACTACACTCAATTGAAATACTCAACGTCATACGCGTTCGATACGGTAAATAAGCGTAGGAATAAGTGGACGCATCAGATACAAGAGCTTGTCAGGGAAGGCATTGATGAAACGTCCGCCCATCGCCACCTTTGACTCTATCTTCAATGTCTCTCGCAAAGCTTCAATACAGATATTCTTGTAACGCAGGTTCGCAGCACGTAACATTCGCTCAATCTCACGCATTTCCAAGGGCTCGCAATCATAATGCGTACCCTTACGCATCAAGCGAAGGTAGGGCCCACGAAGCGACCGTGGCCACCAGCTGAGAAATTTAAGCTGAAAATGTGGCTCAGTCAGCATCCAGCGGTTTGGCACGGCCAGGTAACCAACCCCGGTTCGGCACATTACCCGCCTCACTTCGGCGAGGTGTCTAGCCTGTGCTTCAGCATCACCCACATGCTCAATTACATGATTGGTAAGGACCACGTCGAATGCCGCATCCGGGAACGGCAAATCGACTCCATCCACTTGATGATATTCATAACCCTCTGCAATCTGACGACTATCCATCACATCCACGGCCGTGACCTCGCAACGCAATTGCGGATGGGTGCCGAAATAATGCGCAATCCCTCCCGAACCGGCACCTATCTCAAGCATCCGAATTGGCTGTGGACGGTGAGCTAGATCCAACAATCGTTCGATCTTCAGCCCTTTGAGCCGCCGCGAAGGCAGGTCAAGAACCGCGTGCGGCTGCCTCAGTTTTTCCATTACACGACCTGAATTTACCTTGTGTTCGGCCTCAGCCATCTCGAGGATCCAGTAAATGGCATAAGCGCTTTCCAAACTCCGGCCATGCCTTCTTCATGGCAAATGTGCGACAGGCTTCAACAGTGGCGCATTGATGCGGCTGCGCCAACCATCGCTTGACAGCCTCGCTCATACCTGCGTAATCGCCAGATTTAATCAAGGTGCCTGTCTGGCCATCCTGCACTGCATCAGGCACCCCGCCAACGGCGAAAGCGACAGTGGGCAACCCATGCGCAGCGGCCTCTAGGGCGACCATACCAAAACCTTCGACGTCTCCCGGCGAATCGAGCACTGGAAATACATGCAGATTAGCAGCCTGATAAGCCGCATGAAGCGATTCCTCATCACAGCGCCCAAGCATTCGCACATTTCGACTAACGCCCGCACTTTCGGCAGCGGCAACAATGCGATCGCGCTCCGAACCGGACCGCGCATACAAAGCGTCACTGGCCTCCCCTCCAATGACCACAAGCACCACATCAGGATGGTCGGCCACTATATCGGGTAGCGATTCCGCCACGAACCTTGCGAGCCCCTTGCGCTGGGTCAAGCGACCCACCGACAACAATAGCCTGCTCTGACCTAAACCGTGATGCTTCCGAAAGCCGAGTGCAATTGCAGCATCCAATGAGTGCAAGTCAGTACCAGGGTATAGAACGTGCAACTTTTCTCCAGAAACCCCATGACGAGATGCGAGCTGTGCCGTGTGGACGCTATTAGCCAACACCAGATCGCACCGCCGTATGAAAGGCAGCCACAGCCACCTGTAGATACGGCGTGGCACCACGATGTCCAAGCCGTGCAGATAGACAACAGTGCGCGCCCCCGAACACCGGGCCGCCAACATCGCTATCGGCGCAACCAGACCGCTTCCTGCCAGTATCCATCTCGGGCGACGACGCCACGCAAGTATAGTGGCGTGCCACATGGTCGCCACCAGAAACATAAGCAACGGCCGGACTTTGCTTTCGCGCACCAAAACTTGTGGTGTGACGAATTCGGCGCAGCCGACTGGACCGCACAAAGCAACCCGCCAATTGCTCTGCAGTGCCGTAAGCAGGTGTTGATTAACCTTCTCCATCCCACCCAATAAAGGCGGAAAATTTCTCGTTACTAGCAGCGCCAATGGGCGCGAGTCACCGTCGTCATACATCGCGGCGATACGTCAGCGCCGTGATCTGTTCGGACACAAGCCCGATCAGGAAAACAACCACTGCCGCACTCCACAGCAATGTACTGCCGTTCGTCAGCCGTCCCTCGTGCATGAACGTCCAGGCGTAGTTGGTACAACCCAGCACAAAGAACGCTACCGCCGCGGGCACGAACAGCTTCAACGGCGAATACAACGTGGCGATCTTGAAGATGATCAGCAGGAAGCGCACGCCGTCCTTGATCGGCTTGATGTGGCTCTTGCCCACCCGCTGCGCGGCCTTGATCGGCACATAGGCCACCGGGTAGGCGCTGCGGAAGAAGGCCATGGTGCTGGTGGTGGGGTAGCTGAAGCCGTTGGGCAGCAGGTGGATGAACTCGCGAAACTTGTCGGCACGCACGGCGCGGAAGCCGGAGGTGAGGTCGGCGACCGGATGTCCGGTCATGCGGGTGGCCAGCCAGTTGTAGAGGGTGTTGGCCACGCCACGGCCCACACCTGCCTGGCTGCCCCAGTCGCGGGCACCGACGGCCATGTCGAAACCTTCGTCGAGCTTGGCCAGCAGGCGTGCCACGTCGGCCGGGTCGTGCTGCCCGTCGCCATCCATGAACACCAGCAACTCACCCTTGGCAGCGCGGGCGCCGCGTTTGATCGCCGCACCATTGCCCATGGAATACGGCGAGGAGAGGCAGGTGACGCCGGACTGGCTGCATACGGCGCGCGTATCGTCCGATGAGCCATCATCCACCACGATGATCTCCGCATCGGGCTGCGCTGCGCGCAATCGCGGCAGCAGTTGGGCAAGCGCCGGCGCTTCGTTCTTGGCAGGCAGGATGATGCTGAGACGGTTCAACGGCAAAACTCCCCACGGGATTGCCCGGAATCATAGCGTGAAGCCAGCGTCGCGACTGCGCTCTCCAGTCGCACCAATGGGTGACCTGCAAGGCCGACTGGGGTAGATTCGACCCCGAAAGAAGATCGGGGGGCGACGCACATGTCATCTGCTATGCAAACACCACTGACCGGACTGACCGGCCTGGCCCGGCGGCTGGTAACCGAGGGCCTGCTGCCGGAGGCGGATGCGCGCCAGGCCGTGCAGGAAAGCACCCAACAGCGGGCCACACTGACTTCGTGGCTGCTGGACAAGAACCTAGTGGACAGCACGCGCCTGTTGCGGCTGGCCTCGCAAGAGTTCGGCATGCCGATGCTTGACGTGGCGACCATGAATCCGGCGCATTTGCCGATCAGCCTGGTCAGCGAAGCCCTGCTGAACAAGCATCGCGCCCTGCCGCTGTTCCAGCGCGGCAAACGCCTGTTCGTCGGCATTGCCGACCCGATGCAGCTGAACGCTCTGGAGGAGATCAAGTTCCACTCAGGCTGCATGGTGGAACCCATCCTGGTCGAGCGCGGCCAGCTCAACCGCGCCATCGACACCACGCTCAGCAGCATGCACGACGTGATGCCCGACATGGGCGGCGACGACTTCGGCGACCTGGACACCGAAGGCGGCGACGGCGACGAAGGCCCTTCCGGCATCGATGCCAATGCCAACGACGATGCGCCGGTGGTGAAGTTCGTCAACAAGATCCTGGTGGACGCGATCAAGCGGGGCGCCTCGGACATCCACTTCGAGCCATTCGAAACCCAATACCGGGTGCGCCTGCGCATGGACGGCATGCTGCGCGCCGTGGCCAGCCCGCCGCTGAAGATGGCCAGCCGCATTTCCTCGCGCCTGAAGGTGATGGCGCAACTGGACATCGCCGAGAAACGCGTGCCGCAGGACGGCCGCATCAAGCTCAACCTCAGCAAGAGCCGCGCGATCGACTTCCGCGTCAGCACGCTGCCCACGCTGTTTGGCGAAAAGATCGTGCTGCGCATCCTCGATGGCTCGGCGGCGAAAATCGGCATCGAAAAGCTGGGCTACGAGCCGGACCAGCAAAAGCTCTTCGTCGACGCCATTCACAAACCCTACGGCATGGTGCTGGTCACCGGCCCCACGGGCTCGGGCAAAACGGTGTCGCTGTACACCGGCCTCAACATGTTGAATACCGCCGAACGCAACATCTCCACCGCGGAGGACCCGGTGGAAATCCGCGTGGAGGGCATCAACCAGGTGCAGCAGAACGCCAAGCGCGGCATGACCTTCGCTAGCGCGCTGCGCTCGTTCCTGCGCCAGGACCCGGACGTGATCATGGTGGGCGAGATCCGCGACCTGGAAACCGCCGAGATCGCGATCAAGGCCGCGCAGACCGGCCACATGGTGCTGTCCACCCTGCACACCAACGACGCGGCGCAGACCATCGCGCGCCTGATGAACATGGGCATCGCGCCCTACAACATCACTTCCTCGGTCACCCTGATCATCGCCCAGCGCCTGGCGCGCCGCCTGCACAGCTGCAAGCGGCAGCAGAACCTGCCTCCGCAGCTGCTGCTGGATGCCGGCTTCACCCAGAAGGACATCGACGAAGGCCTCACCATCTACGAGGCTGTCGGCTGCGACGAGTGCAACGAGGGCTACAAGGGCCGCGTGGGCATCTACCAGGTGATGCCGATGCTGGAAGAAATCCAGAAAATCGTGCTGCAGGGCGGCAATGCGCTGCAGATCGCCGAAGTCGCCCGGGCCGCCGGCATCAACGACCTGCGCGCCTCGGCCATGCTCAAGGTCAAGCAAGGCCTCACCAGCCTCACCGAAATCGACCGCGTGACCAAGGATTGACCCCGCCGCGCGGCAACACCGTTTCCTGGCGCAGGGAGCGGAATCACCGGGGCTGGACGTACCTCTCGTAAAGCTGCGGCAGCCGCCACGGTTTCACAGCAGGAAAATGACGTAAGCTACGGTATCTGAACGGTTCCACTGCGCCCTGACCCGGCGCCGGAACGCATCACCAAGGGGACAGCGCATGGCCACGGCATCCGCAACCGCAAAGAAAGACACGCGCACGCTCGGCGCGGAGCGTGCCGCCGTCAGCAAGCTCACCACCTATGAGTGGGAGGCCCTGGACAAGCGCGGCAAACGCATGAAGGGCGAGATGCCGGCCAAGAACGCCTCGCTGGTTAAAGCGGAGCTGCGGCGCCAGGGCATGAACCCGCAGACCGTCAAGGAGCGCGCCAAACCGCTGTTCGGCTCTAGCGGGAGCACGGTGCAGCCACGCGACGTGGCGGTCTTCAGCCGCCAGATCGCCACCATGATGATGTCCGGCGTGCCGATGGTGCAGTCCTTCGACATCATTGCGGACGGCCAGAAAAACGTCCGCTTCAAGAACATGCTGATGGATGTGAAGCAAGGCCTGGAGGGCGGGCAGGCCTTGCACGAGGCACTGGGCCGCTATCCGGTGCAGTTCGACGAGCTGTACCGCAATCTGGTGCGTGCCGGCGAAGCCTCGGGTGTACTCGATACCGTGCTGGACACCGTGGCTACCTACAAGGAACGCACCGAGGCGCTGAAAAAGAAGATCAAGAAGGCGCTGTTTTATCCAATCATGGTGGTGGCGGTAGCCATCTTGGTCAGCATGATCATGCTGCTTTTCGTCGTGCCTGTCTTTGCGGATACCTTCAAACAAGCCGGTGCCGCCTTACCTGCCCCCACGCAGTTCGTGGTGTCCGCTTCGGAATTCATGAAGAGCTGGTGGTGGATGATCCTGATCGTCATCGTCGGCGGGGTGGTTGGGCTGGTGCAAGGCAAGCGCCGTTCAGTGAAATTCGCCCACTTCCTCGACCGTGTGACGCTGAAATTGCCGGTATTCGGCAAGATCATGCGCGAATCGGCCATCGCCCGCTTCGCTCGCACCCTCGGCGTCACCTTCCATGCCGGCGTGCCGCTGGTCGAGGCACTGGATTCGGTATCGGGCGCCACCGGCAGCGTGGTCTACGGCGACGCCGTGAAGCAGATGCGTGACGACATCTCTGTGGGCCATCAATTGCAGCTGGCCATGAAGCAAACCGGACTGTTCCCCAACATGGTGGTGCAGATGACCGCCATCGGCGAGGAATCCGGTGCACTGGACAACATGCTGTTCAAGGTCGCTGAATTCTACGAAGAAGAGGTCGAGAACGCGGTCGATACCCTGTCCACCTTGCTCGAACCGATGATCATGGTGATCCTCGGTGTCGTGGTGGGCGGTATGGTGGTTGCGCTGTATCTGCCGATCTTCAAGCTCGCCGGCACGTTCTGATGCCCTGTGCGGGAACGCCCCTGGTGCAGCCGCGTATGAAAGCGCAGCCCTGAGCAGCCTGTAGCCACCGACAGATACGCATGCCCGATCTGCCCTTTTCCGCCTGGGCCGCCCTCGCCGCCGTACTCGGCCTGCTGGTGGGCAGTTTCCTCAACGTGGTGATCCTGCGTCTGCCCGAACGCATGGCGGCCGCGTGGCGACGCGAAGCCCGCGACGTGCTGGAACTGGAAGCCGTCGACGAAGCGCTGCCGCCGGGCATCGTGCGCGAGCCCTCGCATTGCCCGCACTGCAAGCATCCGTTGTCAGCGGCGGACAACATCCCGCTGTTCGGCTGGCTGCTGCTGGGCGGGCGCTGCCGCTATTGCAAGACGAAGATCTCGATCCAGTACCCGCTGGTGGAGCTGTTGAGCGGCGTGCTCAGCGCCGTGGTGGTGTGGAAGTTCGGTCCGACCTGGCCGGCACTGGCCGGACTGGTGTTCACCTGGACGCTGATCGCCTTGGCCGGCATCGATTTCCGCACGCAACTCCTGCCCGACCAGCTCACCCTGCCCCTGCTGTGGCTGGGCCTGCTGCTGGCGCTGCTGCCGGTTTTCGTCGCCGCGCCGTCGGCCATCGTGGGCGCGGCCATCGGTTATCTCAGCCTGTGGTCCGTGTACTGGGGCTTCAAGTTGCTCACCGGCAAGGAGGGCATGGGCCACGGCGACTTCAAGCTGCTGGCCGCGCTGGGCGCGTGGATGGGGCCGGTGGCGCTGCTGCCCATCGTGCTGCTTTCCTCGCTCATCGGCGCCATCGTCGGCGGCAGCCTGATCGCGCTGAAGCGCCACGAGAGCGGTGTGCCGATGCCGTTCGGCCCCTTCATCGCCATGGCCGGCTGGGTATGGTTCGTGGCCGGCGACAGCCTGCTGCACGCCTACCTGCAGCTCACAGGCCTGCGATGAGCGATTACCTGGTCGCGCTTACCGGCGGCATCGCTGCCGGCAAGAGCGCGGTGACGCAGCGGTTCGCCGCCCTGGGCGTGCCGGTACACGATGCCGACGTCGCTGCGCGCGAAGTCGTCGCGCCAGACAGCGAAGGGCTGGCCGCCGTGCTCGCCGCCTTCGGCAGGGATGCGCTGGACGCGAAGGGCCATCTGGATCGCCCCGCCATGCGCCGCCGCGTGTTCGCCGATCCCGCGGCGCGGCAGACGCTGGAGGCCATCGTCCACCCGCGCGTGCGCCATTGGCTGCACGAACGCGCACTGGCCGACACGGCGCCGTACTGCCTGCTGGCGATCCCGTTGCTGGCCGAGAACCTCGATCATTACCGCTGGATCGACCGTGTGCTGCTGGTCGATGCCCCCGTGGATTTGCAACTGGCCCGGCTGATCGCCCGTGACGGCATCGACGAAACGCTGGCCCGGTGCATGCTGGCCCAGCAGGCCGATCGCGAGCAGCGTCTCGCACTGGCCCACGACGTGATCGACAACAGCGGCGACGAGGCCGCACTGGATGCGGCCGTGGCCGCGCTGCACCAGCGCTACCTGGCGCTGGCTGCCACACGTTAGCGAGCCGCCCTTACGGCAGGTGCGGGTAACCGGAGAAATCCAGCCGCGCCCGACCACCCTCCACCCGCAGCCGCGCCGGCACGCCGAACGGCAGCGTGAACTTGTCCGGCGCATGGCCGAACGGCAGGCCGTCCAGCACCGGGATGTCCACCACGCGGCGGATCTGCGCGAAACCTTCGGCCAACCCGTAGCCGTTGTCGTAGGTGCTGGGCCGGCAATCGGTGAAGTCGCCGAGGATCAGCGCGCGCTGCCGACCCAGAACGCCCGAAAGATGCAGCTGGTACAGCAGCCGCTCGATGCGGAACGGCGGCTCGCCCACGTCCTCCACGAACAGGATGCCGCCGTCGATGCGCGGGAAATACGGCGTGCCGAGCAGGCTGCACAGCATCGCGAGGTTGCCGCCCCACAGCGGACCTTCGAGATCCAGCGCATGCTCGCCGCTGCTGCTCCACTCGGCATGACCCTGCGACGCACGCACGGTCTGCCAGAAATGCGGCAGGGTCAGCGCGCTCGGCGTTTCCGCACCGAAATCGGGGCCAAGCATTGGGCCGCCGAACGTGACCAACCCACTTTTCGCGTACAGCGCCAACTGGATCGCGGTGAAATCGCTGTGGCCCACCAGCACAGTGTGCGTGCCCGACAGGCGTTCGCGCAGCGCGTCGTAGTGCAGGTGTTCCAGCAGGCGCGTCGCGCCGTAGCCGCCGCGTATCGCCAGCGCGATGTCCGGCAAGCTGTCCAGCGCGGCCAGCGCATTGATGTCGCCGGCGCGTTCGGCATCGCTGCCGGCGTAGCGCAGTTCGGTGCGCTCCAGCACGTCCAGGCCATCCACCGTGCTGCCCGCTTCGCGCAGGCGGGTTACGCCGCGCGCCATCGCGGCGCGGTCGTGCGGATAACCGGAGGGGGCGATCAAGCGGACGCGCGGCGTGCTCATGCGGCCACCATCGTCAGCCGCTGCCCCTGGCGCAGGTAGCCCAGCCGTTCGTAGAAGCGATGCGCCCTCTCGCGATGATCGCCGCTGGTGACCTCGAAGCGCGTGCAGCCCGCCGCCTTGAACCAGGCATGCGCGGCCATCACCAGTGCGTGGCCGATACCTCGCCCCCTGTGCGCTTCGTCGACCACCAGCGTGGTCAGCCGTCCAAGCGTTCCCTCGGCATGGAGCAGCGGCACCGCATGCAAGCCCAGGCAACCGAGCAGGCGCCCTTCGGATTCCGCCACGAACACTTGGTCGGCCCCGCTCGTAGCCAACTGCGTCAACTTCACGCGCAGCGTGTCTGGCTCCATCGCGTAACCCAACTGCCGGATCAATGCCGCGACCTGCTCGGCATCTCCCGCGTGGGCGGAACGAATCTCGACGTCGGTATTCACTCGCGCTCCCATTGCCATTGGACGGACAAGGCACCGCATTGGCTGCACCCAGGCCAGTATCGCCATGCAAGTATGGCCGCTCCGTCGTGGCAACGACATGGCGGCACCCGGCGCAAATCGGGCCGGACGCTGCGGCATCAGCGGCCAGGACGATTACACGTACTCGACCACTTCCAGTCCGAAACCGCCCAGCCCCACCAGCTTGCGCGGCGTGCCCAGCACGCGCAGCTTGTGCACGCCGAGATCGGCCAACATCTGCGCGCCCAGGCCGAGCTGGCGCCATTCCTGCTGCTGCACGGCCTCCGGCTCCAGCGTGGCGGGTTGGCGCTTGAGCCGGGCCAACAGCGCCTCCGGCGTGTCCTCGCCGGAAAGCACCAGCAGCACGCCGCGCCCTTCGTCGGCGATGCGGCGCAAGGCGCTGGTGACGGTGAGGCCAAGGTCGTCGCGCGTGAGGTGCAGCACGTCGGACAA
This genomic interval carries:
- a CDS encoding A24 family peptidase gives rise to the protein MPDLPFSAWAALAAVLGLLVGSFLNVVILRLPERMAAAWRREARDVLELEAVDEALPPGIVREPSHCPHCKHPLSAADNIPLFGWLLLGGRCRYCKTKISIQYPLVELLSGVLSAVVVWKFGPTWPALAGLVFTWTLIALAGIDFRTQLLPDQLTLPLLWLGLLLALLPVFVAAPSAIVGAAIGYLSLWSVYWGFKLLTGKEGMGHGDFKLLAALGAWMGPVALLPIVLLSSLIGAIVGGSLIALKRHESGVPMPFGPFIAMAGWVWFVAGDSLLHAYLQLTGLR
- the coaE gene encoding dephospho-CoA kinase — protein: MSDYLVALTGGIAAGKSAVTQRFAALGVPVHDADVAAREVVAPDSEGLAAVLAAFGRDALDAKGHLDRPAMRRRVFADPAARQTLEAIVHPRVRHWLHERALADTAPYCLLAIPLLAENLDHYRWIDRVLLVDAPVDLQLARLIARDGIDETLARCMLAQQADREQRLALAHDVIDNSGDEAALDAAVAALHQRYLALAATR
- the ldcA gene encoding muramoyltetrapeptide carboxypeptidase, coding for MSTPRVRLIAPSGYPHDRAAMARGVTRLREAGSTVDGLDVLERTELRYAGSDAERAGDINALAALDSLPDIALAIRGGYGATRLLEHLHYDALRERLSGTHTVLVGHSDFTAIQLALYAKSGLVTFGGPMLGPDFGAETPSALTLPHFWQTVRASQGHAEWSSSGEHALDLEGPLWGGNLAMLCSLLGTPYFPRIDGGILFVEDVGEPPFRIERLLYQLHLSGVLGRQRALILGDFTDCRPSTYDNGYGLAEGFAQIRRVVDIPVLDGLPFGHAPDKFTLPFGVPARLRVEGGRARLDFSGYPHLP